One Streptomyces sp. V4I8 genomic window carries:
- a CDS encoding ATP-dependent DNA helicase encodes MRREQEFIDDLYARVDALRGDTESSVTDALAQGNTPMQARLERDILVAERSGLLAALNAVDGSLCFGRIDLASGVSHRIGRIGLRTDDAERTPILIDWRADVARPFYLATGHTPMGLRRRRHITTGGRTVTALHDEILDLGDQVRTGHEDPTGDAVLLAALNSARTGRMNDIVQTIQAEQDEIIRAPHRGVLVVEGGPGTGKTAVALHRAAYLLYEYRELLAKRAVLIVGPNPAFLGYIGEVLPSLGETGVLLATVGELFPGVRATAPDSREAAAVKGRADMADVLAEVVRDWQSLPDPVIAIEHEREILMLDDDLVKVARERTRAAGLQHNVAREYFEGHILNTLTELYAERVGTDPYDGSSLLDPSDITQIRDELAENPEVWAAIDQLWPRLTPQRLVADFLADPVGYLPDDDVAAIRRPVTRAWTVADVPLLDEAAELLGEDDRVARARADRERETQVAYAQGVLDVSFASRTYEFEDKEEGDPDGSEVLSAHDIIDAERFAERHEEEDHRSAAERAAADRTWAFGHIIVDEAQELSPMAWRLLMRRSPTRSMTLVGDPAQTAEAAGVGSWAGILEPYVEDRWEHTRLGVNYRTPAEIMELAAAVVRAQDPSFEPPSSVRSTGVRPWVRATDDLPGAVAKAAEELTPAEGRLAVIAPRHLHGALAARLDGVTAGAEPDLTRSVVLLDPRQSKGLEFDSVLVVEPGSYGTSDLYVALTRATQRLGVLHTGSLPRSLAEAAPATG; translated from the coding sequence ATGCGGCGTGAGCAGGAATTCATCGACGACCTGTACGCCCGCGTGGACGCGCTGCGCGGCGACACCGAGAGCTCCGTCACGGATGCTCTCGCCCAGGGCAACACGCCCATGCAGGCCCGACTGGAGCGGGACATCCTCGTCGCCGAGCGCTCGGGGCTGCTCGCCGCCCTGAACGCCGTGGACGGATCGCTGTGCTTCGGCCGGATCGACCTGGCCTCCGGCGTCAGCCACCGCATCGGCCGGATCGGCCTGCGCACCGACGACGCCGAGCGCACACCGATCCTCATCGACTGGCGGGCCGACGTCGCCCGCCCCTTCTACCTGGCCACCGGCCACACCCCGATGGGGCTGCGGCGCCGGCGGCACATCACCACCGGCGGCCGTACCGTCACGGCCCTGCACGACGAGATCCTCGACCTGGGGGACCAGGTCAGGACCGGCCACGAGGACCCGACCGGTGACGCGGTGCTGCTCGCCGCGCTCAACTCCGCGCGCACGGGCCGCATGAACGACATCGTGCAGACGATCCAGGCCGAGCAGGACGAGATCATCCGCGCGCCCCACCGCGGCGTACTGGTCGTGGAGGGCGGCCCCGGCACCGGCAAGACGGCCGTGGCCCTGCACCGCGCCGCGTATCTCCTCTACGAGTACCGCGAGCTGCTCGCCAAGCGCGCGGTCCTGATCGTCGGCCCGAACCCCGCCTTCCTCGGCTACATCGGCGAGGTCCTGCCCTCGCTCGGCGAGACGGGCGTCCTGCTGGCCACGGTCGGCGAGCTGTTCCCCGGCGTACGGGCCACTGCCCCGGACAGCCGTGAGGCGGCCGCGGTGAAGGGCCGCGCCGACATGGCCGACGTGCTCGCCGAAGTCGTACGCGACTGGCAGTCGCTGCCCGACCCGGTGATCGCGATCGAGCACGAGCGCGAGATCCTGATGCTCGACGACGACCTGGTGAAGGTGGCCCGCGAGCGCACCCGGGCCGCGGGGCTCCAGCACAACGTGGCCCGCGAGTACTTCGAGGGCCACATCCTCAACACGCTCACCGAGCTGTACGCCGAGCGCGTCGGCACCGACCCGTACGACGGCAGCAGTCTCCTCGACCCCAGCGACATCACCCAGATCCGTGACGAGCTGGCCGAGAACCCCGAGGTCTGGGCCGCCATCGACCAGCTGTGGCCGCGTCTGACGCCGCAGCGCCTGGTCGCGGACTTCCTCGCCGACCCCGTGGGCTACCTCCCCGACGACGACGTGGCCGCGATCCGCCGGCCCGTGACACGGGCCTGGACGGTGGCGGACGTACCGCTCCTCGACGAGGCGGCCGAACTCCTCGGTGAGGACGACCGGGTGGCGCGGGCCCGCGCGGACCGCGAGCGCGAGACGCAGGTGGCGTACGCGCAGGGCGTGCTGGACGTGTCGTTCGCGTCCCGCACCTACGAGTTCGAGGACAAGGAGGAGGGCGATCCCGACGGCTCCGAGGTGCTGTCCGCGCACGACATCATCGACGCGGAGCGCTTCGCCGAGCGCCATGAGGAGGAGGACCACCGCAGCGCCGCCGAGCGGGCGGCGGCCGACCGTACCTGGGCGTTCGGGCACATCATCGTCGACGAGGCGCAGGAGCTGTCGCCGATGGCCTGGCGGCTGCTCATGCGGCGCAGCCCGACTCGCTCGATGACGCTGGTCGGCGACCCGGCGCAGACCGCGGAAGCGGCGGGCGTCGGCTCCTGGGCGGGCATCCTGGAGCCGTACGTCGAGGACCGCTGGGAGCACACCCGGCTCGGCGTCAACTACCGCACCCCGGCCGAGATCATGGAGCTGGCGGCGGCGGTCGTCCGCGCCCAGGACCCCTCTTTCGAGCCCCCGAGTTCGGTGCGCTCGACCGGCGTACGGCCCTGGGTACGCGCCACCGACGACCTGCCCGGCGCGGTCGCCAAGGCGGCCGAGGAGCTCACCCCCGCCGAGGGCCGCCTCGCGGTCATCGCCCCACGCCATCTGCACGGGGCGCTGGCCGCGCGCCTGGACGGCGTCACGGCCGGCGCCGAGCCCGACCTGACGCGGAGCGTCGTCCTCCTCGACCCGCGTCAGTCGAAGGGGCTGGAGTTCGACTCCGTGCTGGTGGTGGAGCCGGGGTCGTACGGGACGAGTGACCTGTACGTGGCGCTGACTCGGGCGACGCAGCGGTTGGGGGTGCTGCATACGGGGTCGCTGCCGCGGAGCTTGGCGGAGGCGGCGCCGGCAACCGGGTGA
- the glgB gene encoding 1,4-alpha-glucan branching enzyme — MTPRTTPSSGSDPKKTAEKPAEKPAEQTAEPTSVAKKATTKTVKAAEKAAEAMKKGTAKKTAKKAGAAEKTAAKKAPAKKAPAKKAAAKKAVAKKTAAKTTTAKTTAKTTAKSTAKSTAPKKAAAKKIPAQKATAPKKIPAQKAAPVEPPAPVDVAVSPALDAADRDRLLTGTHHDPHSVLGAHPVPGGVAFRAFRPYALSVTVVAGDLRAELHDDGEGFFSGLLPLRDVPEDYRLLVAYEGSVQETEDAYRFLPALGELDLHLIGEGRHEELWRALGAEPMTHQAVTGTRFTVWAPNARGVSLAGTFNYWDGTGYPMRSLGGSGVWELFVPGIGEGELYKFEITRPDGSKTLRADPLARRTQTPPDTSSIVHASHHEWGDAAWLERRGSVPTHEAPFSVYEVHLASWRPGLTYRQLAEQLPAYVKDLGFTHVELMPVAEHPFGGSWGYQVTGFYAPTARLGTPDDFKYLVDALHQAGIGVLMDWVPAHFPRDDWALAEFDGRPLYEHEDPLRSAHPDWGTLEFDFGRREVRNFLVANALYWCEEFHIDGLRVDAVASMLYLDYSREPGQWVPNEHGGRENLDAVAFLQEMNATVYRRVPGVVTIAEESTAWDGVTRPTHVAGPGGFGGLGFGLKWNMGWMHDSLEYVGKEPIHRRHHHDEMTFSMVYAYSENYVLPISHDEVVHGKRSLVSKMPGDWWQQRANHRAYLGYMWAHPGKQLLFMGQEFAQGAEWSEAHGPDWWLLDPAYGAEPDHRGVRDLVRDLNTVYRHTPALWQRDTDPSGFQWVVGDAADDNVFAFLRFDAEGAPLLAVSNLSPVVRHEYRLGVPDDVPTWHETLNTDSARYGGSDVINPDPIKPEAQGWHGRPASIRLTLPPLATIWLRPA, encoded by the coding sequence GTGACCCCCCGCACCACTCCCTCCAGCGGTTCGGATCCGAAGAAGACGGCCGAGAAGCCGGCCGAGAAGCCGGCAGAGCAGACGGCCGAGCCGACGAGCGTCGCGAAGAAGGCGACGACCAAGACGGTGAAGGCCGCCGAGAAGGCCGCGGAGGCCATGAAGAAGGGGACGGCGAAGAAGACGGCCAAGAAGGCCGGCGCGGCCGAGAAGACGGCCGCGAAGAAGGCGCCCGCGAAGAAGGCCCCGGCGAAGAAGGCCGCCGCCAAGAAGGCCGTGGCCAAGAAGACGGCCGCGAAGACGACCACGGCGAAGACCACGGCGAAGACCACGGCGAAGAGCACGGCGAAGAGCACGGCCCCGAAGAAGGCCGCCGCCAAGAAGATCCCCGCGCAGAAGGCGACGGCGCCCAAGAAGATCCCGGCGCAGAAGGCGGCCCCCGTCGAGCCCCCGGCCCCGGTGGACGTCGCCGTCTCCCCCGCCCTCGACGCCGCCGACCGCGACCGTCTCCTCACCGGCACCCACCACGACCCGCACTCCGTGCTCGGCGCCCATCCGGTGCCCGGCGGTGTCGCCTTCCGCGCCTTCCGGCCGTACGCCCTGTCGGTCACCGTCGTCGCGGGCGACCTGCGGGCCGAACTGCACGACGACGGCGAGGGGTTCTTCTCGGGGCTGCTGCCGCTGCGGGACGTACCGGAGGACTACCGGCTCCTCGTGGCGTACGAGGGGTCCGTCCAGGAGACCGAGGACGCGTACCGCTTCCTGCCCGCCCTGGGCGAGCTCGACCTGCATCTGATCGGCGAGGGCCGGCACGAGGAGCTGTGGCGGGCGCTCGGCGCCGAGCCCATGACCCACCAGGCCGTGACCGGCACCCGCTTCACGGTCTGGGCGCCGAACGCACGCGGTGTCTCCCTGGCCGGCACCTTCAACTACTGGGACGGCACGGGGTATCCGATGCGCTCGCTCGGCGGCTCCGGTGTCTGGGAGCTGTTCGTGCCCGGCATCGGCGAGGGCGAGCTGTACAAGTTCGAGATCACCCGGCCCGACGGTTCGAAGACGCTGCGCGCGGATCCGCTGGCCCGCCGGACGCAGACCCCGCCCGACACGTCCTCGATCGTGCACGCCTCGCACCATGAGTGGGGGGACGCGGCGTGGCTGGAGCGGCGCGGGTCGGTGCCGACGCACGAGGCGCCGTTCTCGGTGTACGAGGTCCACCTGGCGTCCTGGCGGCCGGGGCTGACGTACCGGCAACTGGCCGAGCAGCTCCCGGCCTACGTCAAGGACCTGGGCTTCACGCACGTCGAGCTGATGCCGGTCGCCGAGCACCCCTTCGGCGGGTCCTGGGGCTATCAGGTCACCGGCTTCTACGCGCCCACGGCCCGCCTCGGTACGCCGGACGACTTCAAGTACCTGGTGGACGCCCTGCACCAGGCCGGGATCGGCGTCCTGATGGACTGGGTGCCGGCGCACTTCCCGCGCGACGACTGGGCGCTGGCCGAGTTCGACGGCCGGCCGCTCTACGAGCACGAGGACCCCCTGCGCTCCGCCCACCCGGACTGGGGCACGCTGGAGTTCGACTTCGGCCGGCGCGAGGTGCGCAACTTCCTGGTGGCCAACGCCCTTTACTGGTGCGAGGAGTTCCACATCGACGGGCTCCGGGTGGACGCGGTGGCGTCCATGCTCTACCTGGACTACTCGCGTGAGCCGGGCCAGTGGGTGCCGAACGAGCACGGTGGGCGGGAGAACCTGGACGCGGTGGCGTTCCTGCAGGAGATGAACGCCACGGTGTACCGGCGGGTGCCGGGGGTCGTGACGATCGCGGAGGAGTCCACCGCCTGGGACGGTGTCACGCGCCCGACGCACGTGGCGGGCCCGGGTGGCTTCGGGGGCCTCGGCTTCGGGCTGAAGTGGAACATGGGCTGGATGCACGACTCGCTCGAGTACGTGGGCAAGGAGCCGATCCACCGCAGGCACCACCACGACGAGATGACGTTCTCGATGGTGTACGCGTACAGCGAGAACTACGTGCTGCCGATCTCGCATGACGAGGTGGTCCACGGCAAGCGCTCGCTGGTGTCGAAGATGCCGGGCGACTGGTGGCAGCAGCGCGCCAACCATCGCGCGTACCTGGGCTACATGTGGGCGCATCCGGGCAAGCAACTGCTCTTCATGGGGCAGGAGTTCGCCCAGGGCGCCGAGTGGTCCGAGGCGCACGGGCCGGACTGGTGGCTGCTGGACCCGGCGTACGGGGCGGAGCCGGACCACCGGGGTGTGCGGGACCTGGTCCGCGACCTGAACACGGTCTACCGGCACACCCCGGCGCTGTGGCAGCGGGACACCGACCCGTCCGGTTTCCAGTGGGTGGTGGGGGACGCGGCCGACGACAACGTGTTCGCGTTCCTGCGCTTCGACGCGGAGGGGGCTCCGCTGCTGGCGGTGTCGAACCTGTCGCCGGTCGTGCGGCACGAGTACCGCCTCGGTGTCCCGGACGACGTCCCCACCTGGCACGAGACGCTGAACACCGACTCGGCTCGCTACGGCGGCAGCGACGTCATCAACCCCGACCCGATCAAGCCGGAAGCCCAGGGTTGGCACGGACGTCCGGCGAGCATCCGGCTGACCCTGCCACCCCTGGCGACGATCTGGCTACGCCCGGCGTAG
- a CDS encoding maltokinase gives MSKAVTRTLTTSPGLLASLDPLLREWLPRQRWFAGKGRPVTGFSLVAATELLPPGGKLGLYHLLVRAHQAIAPVPGAPEQPADCYQLLIGEREALPPRLAPALIGHVTEGPLAGRTVYDALYDTRPTELLLEALRTGARIGGLRFEHDGSQDIRSALVPRLVTSEQSNSSVVYGDTFILKLLRRVVPGVNPDLELPLALAREGCDRVPAPTAWIGAELAGDSYVLGVLQPFVQGAADGWELALRELAKGEDFAAAARALGRATAEVHTALARTLPTVTLGHTQVRQLVDGMVERLETAAQAVPALRPYAPGLRSAFAALADLAAEGCTWTAQRIHGDLHLGQCLRSPAGQWWLIDFEGEPSKPLAERRMPQPPVRDVAGMLRSFDYAAHSADPPIPGWADTCRAAYCSGYAQVSGVDPRTDPVLLRAYETDKAIYEVVYEARHRPDWLPVPLSAIRRLAADTGTPSPSTSSSPPSPRRPRP, from the coding sequence ATGTCGAAAGCCGTCACCCGCACCCTCACGACCTCTCCAGGTCTCCTCGCCTCGCTGGACCCACTGCTGCGGGAGTGGCTGCCACGGCAGCGCTGGTTCGCGGGCAAGGGGCGGCCGGTCACCGGATTCTCGCTGGTGGCGGCCACCGAGCTGCTGCCGCCCGGCGGCAAGCTGGGCCTGTACCACCTGCTCGTGCGCGCGCACCAGGCCATCGCGCCGGTGCCGGGCGCCCCGGAGCAGCCCGCGGACTGCTACCAGCTCCTCATAGGCGAGCGCGAGGCGTTGCCGCCGCGGCTGGCGCCCGCGCTGATCGGACACGTGACCGAGGGCCCGCTCGCCGGACGCACGGTGTACGACGCCCTGTACGACACCCGTCCCACCGAACTGCTCCTGGAGGCGCTGCGCACCGGGGCCCGGATCGGCGGACTGCGCTTCGAACACGACGGGAGCCAGGACATCCGGTCCGCTCTGGTGCCGCGCCTGGTCACCTCCGAGCAGTCCAACTCGTCGGTCGTCTACGGCGATACGTTCATCCTGAAGCTGTTGCGCCGGGTCGTGCCCGGCGTCAATCCCGACCTGGAGCTGCCGCTGGCGCTGGCCCGCGAGGGCTGCGACCGGGTGCCCGCGCCGACGGCCTGGATCGGGGCGGAGCTGGCGGGCGACTCGTACGTCCTCGGCGTGCTCCAGCCCTTCGTGCAGGGTGCCGCGGACGGCTGGGAGCTGGCGCTGCGCGAACTGGCCAAGGGCGAGGACTTCGCCGCGGCGGCCCGGGCGCTCGGGCGGGCGACCGCCGAGGTGCACACCGCGCTGGCCCGCACGCTGCCGACCGTGACGCTGGGGCACACCCAGGTGCGACAGCTGGTCGACGGCATGGTCGAGCGGCTGGAGACGGCCGCGCAGGCGGTGCCCGCGCTCCGGCCGTACGCGCCCGGCCTGCGCTCGGCCTTCGCGGCGCTGGCCGACCTGGCCGCCGAGGGGTGCACCTGGACCGCCCAGCGCATCCACGGCGACCTGCATCTCGGACAGTGCCTGCGCTCGCCCGCCGGTCAGTGGTGGCTGATCGACTTCGAGGGCGAGCCGTCGAAGCCGCTGGCCGAGCGGCGGATGCCGCAGCCGCCGGTCCGGGACGTCGCGGGCATGCTGCGCTCCTTCGACTACGCGGCCCACTCGGCCGACCCGCCGATACCGGGCTGGGCCGACACCTGCCGGGCCGCGTACTGCTCCGGGTACGCGCAGGTCAGCGGCGTCGATCCACGCACCGACCCGGTGCTGCTGCGTGCGTACGAGACCGACAAGGCGATCTACGAGGTCGTCTACGAGGCCCGCCACCGCCCCGACTGGCTCCCGGTACCGCTGTCCGCCATACGCCGCCTGGCCGCGGACACCGGTACCCCGTCCCCCTCCACGTCCTCATCCCCACCTTCGCCTAGGAGGCCCCGCCCGTGA
- the treS gene encoding maltose alpha-D-glucosyltransferase produces MIVNEPVQDTFEDTPARDRDPDWFKRAVFYEVLVRSFQDSNGDGVGDLKGLTAKLDYLQWLGVDCLWLPPFFKSPLRDGGYDVSDYTSVLPEFGDLADFVDFVDSAHQRGMRVIIDFVMNHTSDQHPWFQESRKDPDGPFGDYYVWADDDKQYADARIIFVDTEASNWTFDPVRKQYFFHRFFSHQPDLNYENPAVQEEILSALKFWLDLGIDGFRLDAVPYLYAEEGTNCENLPATHEFLKRVRKEIDAQYPDTVLLAEANQWPEDVVDYFGDFQSGGDECHMAFHFPVMPRIFMAVRRESRYPVSEILAKTPAIPSSCQWGIFLRNHDELTLEMVTDEERDYMYAEYAKDPRMRANIGIRRRLAPLLDNDRNQIELFTALLLSLPGSPILYYGDEIGMGDNIWLGDRDAVRTPMQWTPDRNAGFSSSDPGRLFLPTIMDPVYGYQVTNVEASMSSPSSLLHWTRRMIEIRKQNPAFGLGSYTELQSSNPAVIAFLREYEDDLVLCVNNFSRFAQPTELDLRRFNGRHPVELSGGVRFPAIGELPYLLTLGGHGFYWFRLRKDAV; encoded by the coding sequence ATGATCGTCAACGAGCCCGTTCAGGACACCTTCGAGGACACGCCTGCCAGGGATCGTGACCCGGATTGGTTCAAGCGCGCCGTCTTCTACGAGGTCCTGGTCCGCTCCTTCCAGGACAGCAACGGTGACGGCGTCGGCGACCTCAAAGGCCTGACCGCCAAACTCGACTACCTGCAATGGCTCGGCGTCGACTGCCTGTGGCTGCCGCCGTTCTTCAAATCACCGCTCAGGGACGGCGGTTACGACGTCTCCGACTACACGTCCGTGCTGCCCGAGTTCGGCGACCTCGCCGACTTCGTGGACTTCGTGGACTCCGCCCACCAGCGCGGCATGCGGGTCATCATCGACTTCGTCATGAACCACACCAGCGACCAGCACCCGTGGTTCCAGGAGTCGAGAAAGGACCCCGACGGCCCCTTCGGCGACTATTACGTATGGGCCGACGACGACAAGCAGTACGCCGACGCCCGCATCATCTTCGTCGACACCGAGGCCTCCAACTGGACCTTCGACCCGGTCCGCAAGCAGTACTTCTTCCACCGCTTCTTCTCCCACCAGCCGGACCTCAACTACGAGAATCCGGCCGTTCAGGAGGAGATCCTCTCGGCGCTGAAGTTCTGGCTGGACCTGGGAATCGACGGATTCCGGCTGGACGCGGTGCCGTATCTGTACGCGGAGGAGGGCACGAACTGCGAGAACCTTCCCGCGACCCATGAATTCCTCAAACGGGTCCGGAAGGAGATCGACGCCCAGTACCCGGACACGGTGCTGCTGGCGGAGGCCAACCAGTGGCCGGAGGACGTCGTCGACTACTTCGGCGACTTCCAGAGCGGCGGCGACGAATGCCACATGGCCTTCCACTTCCCGGTCATGCCCCGCATCTTCATGGCCGTGCGGCGGGAATCCCGCTATCCGGTCTCGGAAATCCTCGCCAAGACACCGGCCATCCCGTCCAGCTGCCAGTGGGGCATCTTCCTGCGCAACCACGACGAGCTGACCCTCGAAATGGTCACCGACGAGGAGCGCGACTACATGTACGCGGAGTACGCCAAGGACCCGCGTATGCGCGCCAACATCGGCATCCGGCGCCGACTGGCCCCGCTGCTCGACAACGACCGCAACCAGATCGAGCTGTTCACCGCCCTGCTGCTGTCGCTCCCCGGCTCGCCGATCCTCTACTACGGCGACGAGATCGGCATGGGCGACAACATCTGGCTCGGCGACCGCGACGCCGTCCGCACACCCATGCAGTGGACCCCGGACCGCAACGCCGGATTCTCGTCGAGTGACCCGGGACGGCTGTTCCTGCCCACGATCATGGACCCGGTCTACGGCTACCAGGTGACGAACGTCGAGGCGTCCATGTCCTCGCCGTCCTCTCTCCTGCACTGGACCCGTCGCATGATCGAGATCCGCAAGCAGAACCCGGCCTTCGGACTCGGCTCCTACACGGAACTCCAGTCCTCGAATCCGGCCGTGATCGCCTTCCTCCGTGAATACGAGGACGATCTCGTGCTGTGCGTGAACAACTTCTCCCGGTTCGCGCAGCCGACGGAACTGGATCTCCGCAGGTTCAACGGGCGGCATCCGGTCGAACTGTCCGGCGGGGTGCGATTCCCGGCCATCGGTGAGCTGCCGTACTTGCTGACGCTCGGTGGCCACGGCTTCTACTGGTTCCGGCTCCGCAAGGACGCCGTATGA
- a CDS encoding alpha-1,4-glucan--maltose-1-phosphate maltosyltransferase, with amino-acid sequence MPAMHHQSSSPPTSRTAAPPARTVPRAVTADPGPPTPERPSASDAAGGVGRIPVLDVRPVVQHGRRPAKAVTGESFEVSATVFREGHDAVAANVVLTDPDGRPGPWTPMRELAPGTDRWGATVTAGEPGHWTYRVEAWGDPVTTWRHHAQIKIPAGMDTELVLEEGARLYERAAAEVPESEGRSVVLAAVEALRDENRPAAWRLAAALTPEVDAVLGRYPLRDLVTASDPLPLLVERERALYGSWYEFFPRSEGTPQQPHGTFRTAARRLPAIAAMGFDVVYLPPVHPIGTTFRKGPNNTLSAGPDDVGVPWAIGSPEGGHDAIHPDLGTIEDFDHFVAKAGELGLEIALDFALQCSPDHPWVQKHPEWFHHRPDGTIAYAENPPKKYQDIYPIAFDADMDGLIQETLRVLRHWMAHGVRIFRVDNPHTKPVVFWQRVIADINRTDPDVIFLAEAFTRPAMMHTLAQTGFQQSYTYFTWRNTKQELTEYLTELSGEAASYMRPNFFANTPDILHEFLQHGGRPAFELRAVLAATLSPTWGIYSGYELCENTPLRKGSEEYLHSEKYQLRPRDWAAAEREGRTITPLITQLNAIRRANPALRQLRDLHFHHADQEAVIAYSKRSGSNTVLVVANLDPHHTQEATVSLDMPQLGLDWHESVPVRDELTGETYHWGRANYVRLEPGTRPAHILTVLRPSTPQIGGSPTK; translated from the coding sequence ATGCCCGCCATGCACCACCAGTCGTCCTCACCCCCGACGTCGCGCACCGCGGCACCACCGGCCCGCACAGTCCCACGCGCCGTCACCGCCGACCCCGGACCGCCGACGCCGGAGCGACCCTCCGCGAGCGACGCGGCCGGCGGCGTCGGGCGCATACCCGTCCTCGACGTCCGCCCGGTCGTCCAGCACGGGCGCAGGCCCGCGAAGGCGGTGACCGGCGAGAGCTTCGAGGTCTCGGCGACCGTGTTCCGCGAGGGACATGACGCCGTGGCCGCCAACGTCGTACTGACCGACCCCGACGGCCGTCCCGGCCCCTGGACGCCGATGCGGGAACTCGCCCCGGGCACCGACCGCTGGGGCGCCACCGTCACCGCCGGCGAGCCCGGCCACTGGACCTACCGGGTCGAGGCCTGGGGCGATCCGGTCACCACCTGGCGGCACCACGCCCAGATCAAGATTCCGGCCGGGATGGACACGGAGCTGGTTCTGGAGGAGGGCGCGCGGCTCTACGAACGTGCCGCCGCCGAAGTGCCCGAGAGCGAGGGGCGGTCCGTGGTCCTCGCGGCCGTCGAGGCGCTGCGGGACGAGAACCGCCCGGCCGCCTGGCGGTTGGCCGCCGCGTTGACACCCGAGGTCGACGCGGTGCTGGGCCGGTATCCGCTGCGGGATCTGGTGACGGCGTCGGATCCGCTGCCGTTGCTGGTGGAGCGGGAGCGGGCCCTTTACGGCTCCTGGTACGAGTTCTTCCCGCGTTCGGAGGGCACGCCGCAGCAGCCCCACGGCACCTTCCGCACCGCGGCGCGCCGGTTGCCGGCGATCGCCGCGATGGGCTTCGACGTGGTCTATCTGCCGCCCGTCCACCCGATCGGCACCACCTTCCGCAAGGGCCCGAACAACACCCTGTCCGCCGGCCCGGACGACGTCGGTGTCCCCTGGGCGATCGGCTCCCCCGAGGGCGGCCACGACGCGATCCACCCCGACCTGGGCACGATCGAGGACTTCGACCACTTCGTGGCGAAGGCCGGCGAACTCGGCCTGGAGATCGCCCTCGACTTCGCCCTGCAGTGCTCCCCCGACCACCCCTGGGTGCAAAAACACCCCGAGTGGTTCCACCACCGCCCCGACGGCACGATCGCGTACGCGGAGAACCCGCCGAAGAAGTACCAGGACATCTACCCCATCGCCTTCGACGCGGACATGGACGGCCTGATCCAGGAAACCCTGCGGGTGCTGCGGCACTGGATGGCCCACGGAGTGCGGATCTTCCGCGTGGACAACCCCCACACCAAACCGGTCGTGTTCTGGCAGCGGGTCATCGCCGACATCAACCGCACCGACCCCGACGTGATCTTCCTGGCGGAGGCGTTCACCCGCCCGGCCATGATGCACACCCTGGCCCAGACCGGCTTCCAGCAGTCGTACACCTACTTCACCTGGCGCAACACCAAGCAGGAACTCACCGAATACCTCACCGAACTCTCCGGCGAGGCGGCCTCCTACATGCGGCCGAACTTCTTCGCCAACACCCCCGACATCCTCCACGAGTTCCTCCAGCACGGCGGCCGCCCCGCCTTCGAACTGCGCGCCGTCCTGGCCGCCACCCTCTCCCCCACCTGGGGCATCTACAGCGGCTACGAACTGTGCGAGAACACCCCCCTGCGCAAGGGCAGCGAGGAGTACCTCCACTCCGAGAAGTACCAGCTCCGCCCCCGCGACTGGGCCGCGGCCGAACGCGAAGGCCGCACCATCACACCCCTCATCACCCAGCTCAACGCCATCCGAAGGGCGAATCCGGCCCTGCGGCAGTTGCGTGACCTCCACTTCCACCACGCGGACCAGGAGGCGGTGATCGCGTACTCGAAGCGAAGCGGTTCGAACACGGTTCTGGTGGTCGCCAACCTCGACCCCCACCACACCCAGGAGGCCACCGTCTCGTTGGACATGCCGCAACTCGGCCTGGACTGGCACGAGTCGGTGCCGGTGCGCGACGAGCTCACCGGCGAGACCTATCACTGGGGCAGGGCGAACTACGTGCGTCTCGAACCGGGCACTCGTCCCGCGCACATCCTCACCGTCCTGCGACCGTCCACCCCGCAGATCGGAGGGTCACCCACAAAATGA